One genomic segment of Anaerotignum faecicola includes these proteins:
- the rpiB gene encoding ribose 5-phosphate isomerase B yields MLALGCDHGGYPLMKEVIKYLEDNKIAFKNFGTYSEASVDYPEYAKKVAHAVADGECEKGILICGTGIGISIAANKVKGIRCALCGDVFSAKATREHNDANILAMGARVTGPGLALEIVKAFLETPFSNDERHIRRIKQIED; encoded by the coding sequence ATGTTGGCATTGGGCTGTGATCATGGCGGTTACCCCCTGATGAAGGAAGTCATCAAATATCTGGAGGATAATAAAATTGCATTTAAGAACTTCGGCACCTACTCCGAAGCTTCTGTAGATTATCCCGAATATGCAAAAAAGGTTGCACACGCAGTCGCTGACGGCGAATGTGAAAAGGGCATCCTGATTTGCGGCACGGGCATCGGTATTTCCATTGCGGCAAATAAGGTAAAGGGCATCCGCTGTGCATTGTGCGGCGATGTGTTCTCCGCAAAGGCAACCAGAGAGCATAATGATGCAAATATTCTGGCAATGGGCGCACGAGTAACAGGACCGGGTCTGGCACTGGAGATTGTAAAGGCGTTCCTGGAAACACCGTTTTCCAATGACGAGCGTCACATCAGAAGAATTAAACAAATCGAAGATTGA
- the upp gene encoding uracil phosphoribosyltransferase translates to MSKLFVSEHPLIHTKMAMLRDEQTGTKEFREIIGEVASLLLYEATRDLPLKEVQVKTPIATATCKTIDTKLAMVPILRAGLGMTDGLLNLLPAAKIGHIGLYRDETTLEPVEYYCKLPLDIEERTVFLTDPMLATGGSADAAIGFLKARGVKNIIFLCILAATEGVERLQKNHPDVDIYAAAYDDGSLNEHGYIVPGLGDAGDRIFGTK, encoded by the coding sequence ATGAGTAAATTATTTGTATCCGAGCATCCTCTGATTCATACCAAAATGGCAATGCTCAGAGATGAACAGACCGGCACAAAGGAATTTCGTGAGATTATCGGCGAGGTAGCCTCTCTGCTTCTGTATGAAGCAACCAGAGATCTGCCCTTGAAGGAAGTACAGGTAAAAACACCCATCGCGACCGCAACCTGCAAAACCATTGATACCAAGCTTGCGATGGTTCCTATTCTGCGCGCAGGGCTTGGCATGACAGATGGGCTTTTGAACCTGCTGCCTGCGGCAAAAATCGGGCATATCGGTTTGTATCGTGATGAAACCACACTGGAGCCTGTGGAATATTACTGCAAGCTGCCTCTGGATATTGAAGAACGTACCGTATTTCTGACAGACCCTATGCTGGCAACGGGCGGTTCCGCAGATGCGGCAATCGGCTTTCTGAAGGCAAGAGGGGTAAAAAATATTATTTTCCTGTGTATTCTGGCAGCAACAGAGGGCGTGGAGCGTTTGCAGAAGAATCATCCCGATGTGGATATTTATGCAGCGGCGTATGATGACGGCAGTCTGAATGAGCATGGATATATCGTACCCGGTCTGGGGGACGCAGGCGACCGTATCTTCGGTACGAAGTAA
- a CDS encoding MraY family glycosyltransferase — MVEHNWLLYIAAFACAFAITLVTTPFAKWLSVKCGAIDYPKDRGVHKKPMPRMGGVAIVLGFTITVLMVNYFDKSMDSRQFAGFLVGALLIAGLGVVDDMKNLPAKLKFCVQILAALIVIFSGTRIQVVLWPVTAYLQKFSIPITLVWIVGVTNAVNLIDGLDGLAAGVTSIAAMSLMVLCIMTGSTTAVGLTAALAGACLGFLPRNFNPAEIFMGDTGSTFLGFVLAVTSILGVFKGYALLALIVSVLCVGLPVFDTICAMLRRMAKNQPIMQADRGHLHHKLIDHGFSQRQAVLIMYTISLLLGLLAIFISFKDSGTIVVMALTVIVLCFIIYYFNAHIRNKQDHDDK, encoded by the coding sequence TTGGTAGAACATAACTGGTTATTATATATTGCTGCCTTTGCTTGTGCCTTCGCCATCACTCTGGTGACGACACCCTTCGCAAAATGGCTTTCCGTCAAATGCGGCGCAATCGATTATCCGAAGGACAGAGGTGTGCATAAAAAACCAATGCCCCGTATGGGCGGGGTAGCCATCGTGCTTGGCTTTACAATTACGGTGCTGATGGTGAATTATTTTGATAAAAGCATGGACAGCAGACAATTTGCAGGCTTTTTGGTTGGCGCACTGCTGATTGCAGGCTTGGGCGTAGTGGATGATATGAAAAATCTGCCGGCAAAGCTGAAATTCTGCGTGCAGATTCTGGCGGCGCTGATTGTCATTTTTTCCGGCACACGGATTCAGGTGGTGCTTTGGCCCGTAACGGCATATTTGCAGAAATTTAGTATCCCCATCACGCTTGTCTGGATTGTCGGCGTGACGAACGCGGTAAATCTGATTGACGGTTTGGATGGTCTGGCGGCAGGGGTTACCTCCATTGCGGCAATGAGCCTGATGGTGCTCTGCATTATGACAGGCAGCACAACGGCGGTTGGCTTAACGGCGGCACTGGCAGGGGCTTGTCTGGGCTTCCTTCCCAGAAACTTCAACCCTGCGGAAATCTTTATGGGCGATACAGGCTCTACGTTCCTTGGCTTTGTGCTTGCGGTAACGAGTATCCTCGGCGTATTCAAGGGCTATGCCTTGCTTGCGCTGATTGTGAGCGTGCTTTGTGTTGGACTGCCTGTGTTTGATACGATTTGTGCAATGCTGCGCCGTATGGCGAAAAATCAGCCCATCATGCAGGCGGACAGAGGACATCTGCATCATAAGCTGATTGACCATGGCTTCAGCCAGAGACAGGCGGTATTGATTATGTATACCATCAGCCTGCTGTTGGGGCTTCTGGCAATCTTTATCAGCTTTAAAGATTCCGGTACGATTGTGGTTATGGCGCTGACGGTGATTGTGCTGTGCTTCATCATTTATTATTTCAATGCCCATATCAGAAATAAGCAAGACCATGATGATAAATAA
- a CDS encoding DnaD domain protein, producing the protein MAEEIRLSKSFIETELPQAPPLYVSVYLMTLAVGQDAKKVAERLKATETDVLYAWGYWKGKGYLQEEKKQETERPALVSSVRPDYSPRELALYIKIDKVRKLFDSAQKKLGKMLSQQDMSLLFSFYDWLGLPMEVIELLLSYCTASGHTGMRYIEKVAIGWAEEGVNTVEKAAEYIELRKTGYRSILQAFGQNRMPVAAEEAYMKKWLQEYKLPLDVVKLACERTVMQTGKASFAYADRILENWKKAGVSAVADVQAQDAAFAAKKAQNTPTTQTAEKPQRAQKQNRFINYTQSEWDFAELERLEREQREKW; encoded by the coding sequence ATGGCGGAAGAAATTCGTTTAAGTAAAAGCTTCATAGAAACCGAGCTGCCGCAGGCACCTCCCTTATATGTGTCGGTTTATCTGATGACATTAGCCGTTGGGCAGGATGCGAAGAAGGTGGCTGAACGGCTGAAAGCCACAGAAACAGATGTCCTCTATGCCTGGGGCTATTGGAAGGGCAAGGGCTATTTGCAGGAGGAGAAAAAGCAGGAAACAGAAAGACCTGCATTGGTTTCCTCTGTACGCCCCGATTATTCTCCGAGAGAATTGGCACTTTACATAAAAATTGATAAGGTCAGAAAATTATTTGATTCCGCGCAGAAAAAGCTGGGAAAAATGCTTTCGCAGCAGGATATGAGCCTGCTGTTCAGCTTTTATGATTGGCTTGGTCTGCCGATGGAGGTCATCGAACTGCTGCTCTCCTATTGCACCGCAAGCGGGCATACCGGTATGCGCTATATCGAAAAGGTCGCTATCGGCTGGGCAGAGGAAGGCGTGAATACTGTGGAAAAGGCAGCGGAATATATTGAGCTGCGGAAAACCGGCTACCGCTCTATTTTGCAGGCGTTTGGGCAGAATCGTATGCCTGTGGCGGCAGAGGAAGCCTATATGAAAAAATGGCTGCAGGAATATAAGCTGCCGTTGGATGTGGTGAAGCTTGCCTGTGAAAGAACGGTCATGCAGACGGGAAAGGCATCCTTTGCATACGCCGACCGTATTCTGGAAAATTGGAAAAAGGCAGGCGTGTCCGCTGTCGCGGATGTGCAGGCGCAGGATGCCGCCTTTGCGGCGAAAAAGGCGCAGAATACACCGACCACACAGACCGCAGAAAAGCCGCAGCGCGCACAGAAGCAGAATCGTTTCATCAATTATACGCAGAGCGAATGGGATTTTGCGGAGCTGGAGAGACTGGAACGGGAACAGAGAGAAAAATGGTAA
- a CDS encoding ATP-binding protein, whose product MATKTQIYKEVLREYDALRTRKAAELRERKESLYARFPRLAEIEETLSMVGVSTAKLVLLHPEEREKAMTEMKQKQQVLQDERMALLAKNCLSPSLLKLEYACEKCRDTGYIEGTPCTCMRRRLMDRLYDQSNVRDVIKLENFDTFDLRLFDTEVVPAEGISPKENAQRNLKKAMEFAEHPEGENLLLYGGAGRGKTFLCNCIAKEVLEHGKTVLYLTAGQLFKQLEDMRFRNKEEEEPFDWDSEILDADLLIIDDLGTEFATMFTASELFRIVNDRKLRKRPVVISTNLDYRALMEQYSDRVMSRLIGEYTTLKFFGDDIRMKKKYR is encoded by the coding sequence TTGGCAACGAAAACACAGATTTACAAGGAAGTCCTGCGGGAATATGATGCCCTGCGGACGCGTAAGGCGGCGGAGCTGCGAGAACGGAAGGAAAGCCTGTATGCGCGCTTTCCGCGTCTGGCAGAAATAGAGGAGACGCTTTCCATGGTTGGTGTTTCTACGGCAAAGCTGGTGTTGCTGCATCCGGAGGAACGGGAAAAAGCAATGACGGAAATGAAACAGAAGCAGCAGGTCTTACAGGACGAGCGGATGGCACTTCTGGCGAAAAACTGCCTTTCTCCCTCTTTGCTGAAGCTGGAATACGCATGTGAGAAATGCAGGGATACAGGCTATATCGAAGGTACGCCCTGCACCTGCATGCGGCGCAGGCTGATGGACAGGCTGTATGACCAGTCCAATGTACGCGATGTGATTAAGCTGGAAAATTTCGATACCTTCGATTTGCGTCTCTTTGATACAGAGGTTGTGCCTGCGGAGGGCATTTCGCCCAAGGAAAATGCACAGCGCAATCTGAAAAAGGCGATGGAATTTGCGGAGCATCCGGAGGGGGAAAATCTCTTGCTTTACGGCGGCGCAGGCAGAGGGAAAACCTTCCTGTGCAACTGTATTGCGAAGGAGGTTCTGGAGCATGGGAAAACGGTGCTTTACCTCACGGCAGGGCAGCTTTTCAAGCAGCTGGAGGATATGCGCTTTCGCAACAAGGAGGAGGAAGAGCCCTTCGATTGGGACAGTGAAATTCTGGATGCGGATCTGCTGATTATCGATGACCTTGGGACGGAATTTGCAACGATGTTTACCGCCTCGGAGCTGTTCCGCATTGTCAATGACAGAAAGCTGAGAAAACGCCCTGTTGTGATTTCCACCAATCTGGATTATCGTGCGCTGATGGAGCAGTATTCCGATCGCGTGATGAGCCGTCTGATTGGGGAATATACCACACTGAAATTCTTCGGGGATGATATTCGGATGAAGAAAAAATACAGATAA
- the ftsH gene encoding ATP-dependent zinc metalloprotease FtsH — protein MNKYLKPIGIYVLIFVVILAALAYTGPQILPQRNDAAQEEYVYSDLLKELDENNVASVEVSRRTEVGDYGTAEATLKDGSVIRVDVPSISVLQQVLDEKALTNGVKIDVGDLQRESMLSQVVPSLIMMIVMIIIFILLFNRMQGGGGKMNNFGKSKAKMSVDGESNVTFDNVAGCDEEKGELEELVEFLKAPKKFTELGARIPKGVLLVGPPGTGKTLLAKAVAGEAGVPFFSISGSDFVEMFVGVGASRVRDLFEQAKKNAPSIVFIDEIDAVGRRRGAGLGGGHDEREQTLNQLLVEMDGFGINESVIIIAATNRADILDPALLRPGRFDRQVYVGRPDVKGREAILRVHAKGKPMASEVDLKVVAQTTAGFTGADLANLLNEAALLTARDGKKKIDMEEIQKALIKIGVGTEKKTRVISEKEKYITAYHEGGHAILFEVLSELDPVHSISIIPTGMAGGYTMPLPGEDRMYMTKMMMEQEIISLLGGRAAEELVIKDITTGASNDIERATSMARDMVTKYGMSELLGPIQFGGDNDEVFIGRDWGHARNYGEGVAATIDQEVNRIVTDAYREAKRLLQENMEMLHATAKLLVEKEKVTGDEFRSLFDQKVRNEVLGIANEAEQPTETAENREEN, from the coding sequence TTGAACAAATATCTTAAACCAATCGGAATTTATGTGCTGATTTTTGTGGTTATTTTAGCGGCACTGGCGTATACAGGCCCACAGATTCTTCCGCAGCGCAATGATGCGGCGCAGGAGGAATATGTCTACAGTGACCTGTTGAAGGAACTGGACGAAAATAACGTGGCTTCTGTGGAGGTTTCCAGAAGAACAGAGGTCGGAGACTACGGTACGGCGGAGGCAACGCTGAAGGACGGCAGTGTCATTCGTGTGGATGTGCCGAGTATATCCGTATTGCAGCAGGTGCTGGATGAAAAAGCCCTGACAAATGGCGTAAAGATTGACGTTGGGGATTTGCAGAGAGAAAGCATGCTTTCTCAGGTGGTACCCTCTCTCATCATGATGATTGTGATGATTATTATCTTTATTCTGCTGTTCAACCGTATGCAGGGCGGCGGCGGAAAGATGAACAACTTCGGCAAGAGCAAGGCAAAAATGAGCGTTGACGGGGAAAGCAATGTTACCTTTGACAACGTAGCAGGCTGTGACGAGGAAAAGGGTGAGCTGGAGGAATTGGTAGAATTTCTGAAGGCACCCAAGAAATTTACGGAGTTAGGTGCGCGCATCCCGAAGGGTGTGCTGCTGGTGGGCCCTCCGGGTACCGGTAAAACATTGCTGGCAAAGGCAGTTGCCGGCGAGGCAGGCGTACCCTTTTTCAGCATTTCCGGTTCCGACTTCGTGGAAATGTTTGTCGGTGTCGGTGCATCCCGTGTAAGGGATTTGTTTGAACAGGCGAAGAAAAACGCCCCCAGTATTGTATTTATCGACGAAATCGATGCTGTCGGCAGACGCAGAGGCGCAGGTCTTGGCGGCGGACACGATGAACGCGAGCAGACATTGAACCAGCTGTTGGTTGAGATGGACGGCTTCGGCATCAACGAAAGCGTTATTATTATTGCGGCAACCAACCGCGCGGATATCCTTGACCCGGCGCTGCTCAGACCCGGTCGTTTTGACAGACAGGTTTATGTCGGCAGACCCGATGTAAAGGGCAGAGAGGCCATCCTGCGCGTGCATGCAAAGGGCAAGCCTATGGCATCTGAGGTGGATTTGAAGGTGGTTGCGCAGACAACTGCAGGCTTCACCGGTGCGGATCTGGCAAACCTTTTGAATGAAGCGGCGCTGCTGACCGCCAGAGACGGCAAGAAGAAAATTGATATGGAAGAAATCCAGAAGGCACTGATTAAAATCGGTGTCGGGACGGAAAAGAAAACAAGAGTCATTTCCGAAAAGGAAAAATACATCACAGCATACCATGAGGGCGGTCATGCCATCCTCTTTGAGGTGCTGAGCGAGCTTGACCCTGTCCACAGCATTTCCATCATTCCTACGGGGATGGCAGGTGGCTATACCATGCCACTGCCCGGCGAGGACAGAATGTATATGACAAAAATGATGATGGAACAGGAAATCATCAGCCTTCTGGGCGGTCGTGCGGCAGAAGAACTTGTAATCAAGGATATCACCACCGGTGCATCCAATGATATTGAACGTGCGACATCCATGGCAAGAGATATGGTAACAAAATACGGCATGAGCGAGCTGCTTGGGCCCATCCAGTTCGGCGGCGATAATGATGAGGTCTTTATCGGCAGAGACTGGGGACATGCAAGAAATTACGGCGAAGGCGTAGCGGCAACCATCGATCAGGAGGTTAACCGTATTGTGACAGACGCTTATCGGGAGGCAAAGCGCCTCTTGCAGGAGAATATGGAAATGCTCCATGCAACCGCAAAGCTCTTAGTAGAAAAGGAAAAGGTAACAGGGGACGAATTCCGCTCTTTGTTTGACCAGAAGGTACGCAACGAGGTTCTGGGCATTGCAAATGAGGCGGAGCAGCCCACAGAAACAGCGGAAAACAGAGAGGAGAACTAA
- a CDS encoding thioesterase family protein yields the protein MEFKNIVPGMTFEKEFIVEEGDTASHFGNDKVPVFASPRLISWIEGTAIGTVAPFLPEGWETVGTTFDLAHLAATPVGMKVRVVTEVTEVKGKMLTYSVKAYDEVDKICEGTHGRAIIELGKFLSRVNKKGTK from the coding sequence ATGGAATTCAAAAACATCGTACCCGGTATGACATTTGAAAAGGAATTTATCGTAGAGGAAGGCGATACCGCATCTCATTTCGGCAATGATAAGGTGCCTGTATTCGCATCCCCCAGACTGATTTCCTGGATTGAAGGCACAGCAATCGGCACAGTTGCTCCTTTCCTGCCGGAAGGCTGGGAAACCGTAGGCACAACCTTCGATCTTGCACACCTTGCCGCAACACCCGTTGGCATGAAGGTGCGCGTGGTAACAGAGGTGACAGAGGTGAAGGGCAAGATGCTGACCTACTCTGTAAAGGCGTATGACGAAGTGGATAAAATCTGCGAAGGCACACATGGCCGTGCCATCATCGAACTGGGTAAATTCCTGAGCCGTGTAAACAAAAAAGGCACAAAATAA
- a CDS encoding DUF6145 family protein translates to MAKKILAAANNKEQKYFMEEEFKFLPDTIKEDLKRICVYMAEKLNCTFLVGFDDNGDVYFETIKHEGDFDFDEIGAELEIKRLQKEELELFRAMELWYVLFCTKEGAPAKEELMRRAAAEGKTL, encoded by the coding sequence ATGGCAAAGAAAATTCTGGCGGCGGCCAATAATAAAGAGCAGAAATATTTTATGGAGGAGGAATTTAAATTCCTGCCCGATACGATTAAAGAGGATTTGAAGCGCATCTGCGTTTATATGGCAGAAAAGCTGAACTGCACTTTTCTGGTAGGCTTTGATGACAACGGCGATGTGTATTTTGAGACTATAAAGCATGAGGGTGATTTTGATTTTGACGAAATCGGTGCAGAACTGGAAATCAAACGCCTGCAAAAGGAAGAGTTGGAGTTGTTCCGTGCGATGGAGCTGTGGTATGTGCTTTTTTGCACAAAAGAGGGCGCACCTGCGAAGGAGGAATTGATGCGCAGAGCGGCAGCAGAGGGGAAAACCTTATAA
- a CDS encoding ECF transporter S component, with amino-acid sequence MSETANTQAETGKKGKMSARELTTLGLLTGVLLLMSVTPLGYFHTFGLDISLMMVPVAIGAMLMGPKAGAWLGLIFGATSFYQAVTGSSAFSTMLFNINPIYAFLLCIPTRVLMGFLTGVIFKAAQKVDKKKTVCYFVGGFFAAFLNTLFFMGVLLICYWNTEFIQGINETLGGLNPLMFVVAFVGVNGALEMPSSCIVGGIVSKAVNRALYTKKEA; translated from the coding sequence ATGAGCGAAACAGCAAACACACAGGCAGAAACAGGCAAAAAGGGAAAAATGTCGGCAAGAGAGCTGACCACATTGGGCCTTCTGACAGGGGTACTGCTTCTGATGAGCGTAACCCCCTTGGGATATTTCCATACCTTCGGGTTAGATATTTCTCTGATGATGGTTCCCGTTGCAATCGGCGCGATGCTGATGGGCCCCAAGGCAGGGGCATGGCTGGGGCTGATTTTCGGCGCAACCAGCTTTTATCAGGCGGTGACAGGCTCCTCTGCGTTCAGCACGATGCTGTTTAACATTAACCCGATCTATGCGTTCCTGCTTTGCATCCCTACCCGCGTGCTGATGGGCTTTCTGACAGGTGTGATTTTTAAAGCGGCGCAGAAGGTGGATAAAAAGAAAACAGTCTGCTATTTTGTCGGCGGCTTTTTTGCGGCATTTCTGAATACATTGTTCTTCATGGGCGTGCTGCTTATTTGCTACTGGAATACAGAATTTATTCAGGGTATCAATGAAACATTGGGCGGTCTGAATCCTCTGATGTTCGTGGTTGCGTTTGTCGGCGTGAACGGCGCATTGGAAATGCCCTCCAGCTGTATTGTCGGCGGGATTGTTTCCAAGGCAGTCAACAGAGCATTGTATACGAAAAAGGAAGCATAA
- a CDS encoding type III pantothenate kinase, producing the protein MLLVIDVSNTNMVLGVFNGENLVANWRLSTKSGRTADETGLLICSLFAYSDVSVGDIEAIIVSSVVPDVMYSTLNGIKKFLKKDPIVVRAGLKTGINLRMENPKEMGTDRIVNLVAAYELYGGPAIVVDYETATTFDVVSEKGEFLTGITAPGLQTCADALYQRAANLPKFEIVNPESVITKNTVESMQAGLVVGHIGEAKYIIQRIKEHFNCPNMKVIATGGLGKVIYEEENGIFDVYDPVLSLHGLRLIYGKNRNKR; encoded by the coding sequence ATGTTATTGGTAATTGATGTGAGCAATACAAATATGGTTTTGGGCGTATTTAATGGGGAGAACCTTGTGGCGAACTGGCGGCTCTCTACGAAAAGCGGACGCACTGCGGATGAAACAGGGCTTCTGATTTGCAGCCTGTTTGCATATTCTGATGTTTCTGTAGGTGATATTGAGGCAATCATTGTTTCCTCTGTTGTGCCGGATGTGATGTATTCCACACTCAATGGCATTAAAAAATTCTTGAAAAAAGACCCGATTGTGGTGCGTGCCGGTCTGAAAACAGGTATCAACCTGCGGATGGAAAACCCGAAGGAAATGGGGACAGACCGTATTGTCAACCTTGTGGCGGCGTATGAGCTGTATGGCGGCCCTGCCATTGTGGTGGATTATGAAACCGCAACCACATTTGATGTTGTCAGTGAGAAGGGCGAATTTTTGACAGGCATAACGGCACCCGGACTGCAAACCTGCGCAGACGCGCTGTATCAAAGGGCGGCAAATCTGCCGAAGTTTGAAATTGTGAACCCCGAAAGCGTGATTACGAAAAACACCGTAGAGAGTATGCAGGCAGGTTTGGTGGTCGGGCATATCGGCGAGGCAAAGTATATCATTCAGAGAATCAAGGAGCATTTCAACTGCCCCAATATGAAGGTCATTGCCACAGGCGGCTTGGGCAAGGTGATTTATGAAGAGGAAAATGGCATTTTTGATGTCTATGACCCTGTTCTTTCCCTGCATGGACTGCGGCTGATTTACGGGAAGAATAGGAACAAACGATAA
- a CDS encoding type III pantothenate kinase, whose translation MLLVIDVGNTNFVLGLYKKEKLVKCWRMTTGGNRTADETGIFIHGLFDAAGIDAGKVEAVIISSVVPDIMYSLTQGIRKYFNIEPMIVGVGMKTGIVIKRDDPKSVGSDRIVDLVAANEIYGGPAIVIDYGTANTFDVINEKSEFITGFITPGISSCAEALYQKAAQLPKIEIKAPKSIIAKNTVDSFQAGLVLGHIGQTKYIIEQLKEKLNLPNMKVIATGGLARVIDPKGEIFDVLDPVLTLKGLRILYEKNK comes from the coding sequence ATGCTTTTGGTAATCGATGTTGGAAACACCAACTTTGTTTTGGGCTTATATAAAAAAGAAAAATTGGTAAAGTGTTGGAGAATGACAACCGGCGGCAATCGCACAGCAGATGAAACCGGCATTTTTATTCATGGTCTCTTTGATGCGGCAGGGATAGATGCAGGGAAGGTCGAGGCGGTTATCATTTCCTCTGTTGTCCCCGATATTATGTATTCTCTCACGCAGGGGATTCGCAAATATTTCAATATCGAACCGATGATTGTCGGCGTTGGGATGAAAACGGGGATTGTGATTAAACGGGATGACCCGAAATCCGTCGGCTCTGACCGTATCGTTGACCTTGTGGCGGCAAATGAGATTTACGGCGGCCCTGCTATTGTCATTGATTACGGCACAGCAAACACCTTTGATGTCATCAATGAAAAAAGCGAATTTATCACAGGCTTTATCACGCCCGGCATTTCCTCCTGCGCAGAGGCTTTGTATCAGAAGGCGGCACAGCTGCCGAAAATCGAAATTAAGGCACCGAAGTCCATCATTGCGAAAAACACTGTGGACAGCTTTCAGGCAGGGCTTGTGCTGGGGCATATCGGGCAGACGAAATATATCATCGAGCAGCTGAAGGAAAAGCTGAATCTGCCGAATATGAAGGTCATTGCGACAGGCGGTCTGGCAAGGGTGATTGACCCGAAGGGCGAAATTTTTGATGTACTTGACCCCGTATTGACGCTGAAGGGTCTGCGCATCCTGTACGAAAAGAATAAATAA
- the dusB gene encoding tRNA dihydrouridine synthase DusB translates to MKIGNVALENNVFLAPMAGVTDLPFRILCKEMGCGLVYSEMVSAKGILYDNKNTTELLEVDAKERPVAVQLFGSDPEILGAMAKKIEEYPIDIIDVNMGCPAPKIVKNGEGSCLMKTPELVGKIVRSLVESQKKPVTIKFRKGFDEEHINAVEIAKIAEANGASAVAVHGRTREQYYSGKADWDIIKEVKAAVQIPVIGNGDIFTPQDAKNLLEHTGCDAIMVGRGAQGNPWIFKRILHYLKTGELLPEPTAQERVEKALRHSQMLIAYKGEYIGIREMRKHMAWYMKGLPGAAELRGKLNYAETMAEMKALLHEYLKDHQ, encoded by the coding sequence ATGAAAATCGGAAATGTAGCGCTGGAAAATAATGTATTCCTTGCGCCCATGGCAGGTGTGACGGATTTGCCCTTCCGCATCCTCTGCAAGGAGATGGGCTGCGGTCTGGTGTATTCCGAAATGGTGAGCGCAAAAGGGATTTTATATGATAACAAAAACACAACGGAGCTGCTTGAGGTGGATGCGAAGGAACGCCCGGTTGCGGTGCAGCTGTTCGGCTCCGACCCCGAAATTCTGGGGGCAATGGCGAAGAAAATCGAGGAGTATCCCATTGATATCATTGATGTGAACATGGGATGCCCTGCGCCGAAAATCGTGAAAAACGGGGAAGGCTCGTGTCTGATGAAAACGCCCGAATTGGTCGGAAAAATCGTGCGTTCTCTGGTGGAAAGCCAGAAAAAGCCTGTGACGATTAAGTTCCGTAAGGGCTTTGATGAGGAACACATCAACGCGGTGGAGATTGCGAAGATTGCCGAGGCAAACGGCGCGTCCGCGGTGGCAGTGCATGGCAGAACCAGAGAGCAGTATTACAGCGGCAAGGCGGATTGGGATATCATCAAGGAAGTGAAGGCGGCGGTGCAGATTCCCGTCATTGGCAACGGCGATATCTTCACACCACAGGATGCGAAAAATCTGTTGGAGCATACAGGCTGCGATGCCATCATGGTTGGGCGAGGTGCGCAGGGCAACCCTTGGATTTTCAAGAGGATTCTGCATTATCTCAAAACGGGGGAGCTTCTGCCCGAACCGACCGCACAGGAGCGCGTAGAGAAGGCGCTGCGCCATTCTCAGATGCTGATTGCCTATAAGGGCGAGTATATCGGGATTCGGGAAATGCGCAAGCACATGGCATGGTATATGAAGGGACTGCCCGGTGCGGCGGAGCTGCGCGGTAAGCTGAATTATGCGGAAACCATGGCGGAAATGAAAGCATTATTACATGAATATTTAAAGGATCATCAGTAA
- a CDS encoding helix-turn-helix transcriptional regulator — MKNRLEEIRKERGIRQEELARALEVSRQTIGSLENGRYNPSILLAFKIARYFGMAIEDIFIYEEGTE, encoded by the coding sequence ATGAAAAACAGATTGGAGGAAATCCGAAAGGAGCGCGGCATCCGACAGGAGGAACTGGCGCGGGCATTGGAGGTTTCGCGTCAGACCATCGGCTCTCTGGAAAACGGGAGATATAACCCGTCTATCCTGTTGGCATTTAAGATTGCGCGCTATTTCGGCATGGCGATTGAGGATATTTTTATTTATGAGGAGGGAACGGAATGA